Proteins from a genomic interval of Rhodothermus marinus:
- a CDS encoding UDP-2,3-diacylglucosamine diphosphatase, whose protein sequence is MVLFFADLHLGRADPATERAVEQALLACLTALAERVQHLVLVGDVFHHYIEYRYLVPRGFVRFQALLADWTARGIPVTYVVGNHDPWHRDYFEQELGVRVLHEAAVVPLLGHRVFLDHGDLAIARPLARVLRRLLRHPVPVWLYRTLLPGDLGLALARRVTQWRPERLNPVTVERLRCYARRVLQEKRADVVVLGHSHQAELLRWPDGLYLNPGCWYRDQTFGLLEDNALSLCRWTPDGPQTLIRYALS, encoded by the coding sequence GTGGTCCTGTTTTTCGCCGATCTGCATCTGGGACGCGCCGATCCCGCTACCGAGCGTGCGGTCGAGCAGGCGTTGCTGGCCTGCCTGACTGCGCTGGCCGAGCGGGTGCAGCACCTGGTGCTGGTCGGCGACGTCTTTCATCACTACATCGAATACCGTTACCTTGTCCCCCGCGGCTTTGTGCGCTTTCAGGCGCTGCTGGCCGACTGGACCGCACGCGGCATTCCGGTCACCTACGTGGTGGGCAACCACGATCCCTGGCACCGGGATTATTTCGAACAAGAGCTAGGCGTACGTGTGCTCCACGAGGCAGCGGTCGTTCCGTTGCTGGGACATCGTGTCTTTCTGGACCACGGCGATCTGGCCATCGCCCGGCCGCTCGCACGCGTGCTGCGCCGCTTGCTCCGTCACCCGGTGCCGGTCTGGCTCTACCGGACGCTGCTGCCCGGCGATCTGGGGCTCGCGCTGGCGCGGCGCGTCACGCAGTGGCGGCCGGAACGGCTAAACCCGGTCACCGTCGAGCGACTGCGGTGCTACGCACGGCGGGTGCTTCAGGAAAAACGGGCCGACGTGGTCGTACTGGGCCACAGCCATCAGGCCGAGCTGCTCCGCTGGCCCGACGGGCTGTACCTGAACCCGGGCTGCTGGTACCGGGATCAGACCTTCGGGCTGCTGGAGGACAACGCGCTGTCCCTCTGTCGTTGGACCCCGGACGGCCCACAGACGTTGATCCGATACGCACTATCCTGA
- a CDS encoding rhomboid family protein, which yields MSRFLVWYRMQPPALRALLTINVGVYLLWILALMHIDAVRRFVWMQLALNPDWPAILTHPWQLVTYNFLHLQPGFWGLLHILFNMLWLVWIGREYEELHGSHQLLALYLIAGVGGGLLTVLLHALFPNVGAFGGLVHGASASVLGVLMAVAILYPFKSVALFLFGPIRLLYLVLIFLALDVLFMAGSGTAVGAHLGGALFGFLYAKAEQRGLDLAGWARIFFQPRRARRRQPVTAETGHMLRRVGAWMEQRRGAAAEGRSSSAEERSLEEEVDRILDKISAHGYDSLTEEEKRILYEASRR from the coding sequence GTGAGCCGGTTTCTGGTCTGGTATCGCATGCAGCCGCCCGCGTTGCGGGCCCTGCTGACGATCAACGTGGGGGTCTACCTGCTGTGGATCCTGGCGCTCATGCACATCGACGCCGTGCGCCGGTTTGTGTGGATGCAGCTGGCGCTGAACCCCGACTGGCCGGCCATCCTGACGCACCCCTGGCAGCTCGTCACCTACAACTTTCTGCACCTGCAACCGGGCTTCTGGGGGCTGCTGCACATTCTGTTCAACATGCTCTGGCTGGTGTGGATCGGCCGCGAATACGAGGAGCTACACGGCTCGCACCAGCTCCTGGCGCTGTACCTGATCGCCGGCGTCGGCGGCGGGTTGCTCACCGTGCTGCTGCATGCGCTGTTTCCAAACGTGGGCGCCTTCGGCGGGCTGGTGCACGGCGCCTCGGCGTCGGTGCTGGGCGTGCTCATGGCCGTGGCCATTCTCTACCCGTTCAAGAGCGTGGCGCTGTTTCTGTTCGGGCCGATCCGGTTGCTCTACCTGGTGCTGATCTTTCTGGCGCTCGACGTGCTGTTCATGGCCGGCAGCGGCACGGCCGTCGGGGCGCACCTGGGCGGTGCGTTGTTCGGCTTTCTGTATGCGAAGGCGGAGCAGCGGGGGCTCGATCTGGCCGGTTGGGCGCGCATCTTCTTCCAGCCGCGCCGCGCGCGTCGGCGGCAGCCCGTCACGGCCGAGACCGGCCATATGCTGCGCCGGGTGGGCGCCTGGATGGAACAACGGCGCGGTGCTGCGGCCGAAGGGCGGAGCAGCTCGGCCGAAGAACGCTCGCTGGAGGAAGAGGTGGATCGCATCCTGGATAAGATCAGTGCGCACGGGTACGATTCGCTCACCGAGGAAGAGAAGCGGATCCTTTACGAAGCCAGTCGGCGTTGA
- a CDS encoding peptidyl-prolyl cis-trans isomerase has product MKATGLIAVVGLLWLAGCHAGSAQQTLLAEGPGVHITADAFREAYLDYLLRSGQTDSPRLRRLFLEQMIREALVAYEARQQGLDRTPAYEEEARAVETKLLVEAYARHVLYDTVRVREAELAEAFVRINTEVRARHLWAPTRAAAESLYARLQAGASFEELAAEVFRDTALARSGGDLGWFSFDEMDPAFEDVAFRLRPGEISPPVRTAYGYSIIQVMDRFTKPILTETEFAQKRPLLERYLRYRKQQAAREACARSLADSLQIRFHEATLQRLYARIAGRVEQEAEGEREGWLQAPLLTFGPPTERVTWTVADFREQARLTGRAQREAAARSPEALQEFARGLVVRHVLAERARAAGLHRSPAFEQARQEALDRWLYRYVRQQVESGATVPEDTLRAFYEAHREDFRMPARRAVWEILVPTEAEAQRIRTLLATTPFEELARRYSRRPGAAATGGYLGFVAEAQLGEVGKAVFAAGEGEVLGPLRIADGYVLLRVGAEQPERPMTFEEARPLIERQLRPFFARRRWQEHLAELAARHADRITRHLARLDTLHLTSPTDA; this is encoded by the coding sequence ATGAAGGCTACGGGCCTCATCGCCGTTGTGGGTTTGCTTTGGCTGGCCGGCTGCCACGCCGGTTCGGCCCAGCAGACGCTGCTGGCCGAAGGGCCGGGCGTGCACATCACGGCCGACGCCTTCCGGGAGGCGTACCTGGACTACCTGCTGCGCTCCGGCCAGACCGACAGCCCGCGGCTGCGCCGACTGTTTCTGGAGCAGATGATCCGGGAGGCCCTGGTGGCCTACGAGGCCCGGCAGCAGGGGCTGGATCGCACCCCGGCCTACGAAGAAGAGGCCCGGGCCGTCGAGACCAAACTGCTCGTGGAGGCCTACGCCCGGCACGTGCTCTACGACACGGTACGGGTGCGCGAAGCGGAGCTGGCCGAGGCGTTCGTGCGCATCAACACCGAGGTGCGGGCGCGCCATCTGTGGGCACCCACCCGGGCGGCCGCCGAATCGCTCTACGCGCGCCTTCAGGCCGGCGCCTCCTTCGAGGAGCTGGCCGCCGAGGTCTTCCGCGACACCGCACTGGCCCGGAGCGGCGGCGATCTGGGCTGGTTCTCGTTTGACGAAATGGATCCGGCCTTTGAGGACGTGGCCTTCCGGCTCAGGCCGGGCGAGATTTCGCCGCCGGTGCGCACGGCCTACGGCTACTCGATCATTCAGGTGATGGATCGGTTCACGAAGCCGATCCTGACCGAGACCGAGTTTGCGCAGAAGCGGCCCCTGCTGGAGCGTTACCTGCGCTACCGGAAGCAACAGGCCGCCCGGGAAGCCTGCGCGCGTAGTCTGGCCGATTCGCTGCAGATTCGCTTTCACGAGGCGACGCTGCAGCGACTCTACGCCCGGATTGCGGGTCGTGTGGAGCAGGAGGCAGAGGGCGAACGGGAAGGCTGGCTCCAGGCGCCGCTGCTGACGTTCGGTCCGCCCACAGAGCGCGTGACCTGGACGGTGGCCGACTTCCGGGAGCAGGCGCGGCTGACAGGCAGGGCACAACGGGAGGCGGCCGCGCGCTCGCCAGAGGCGCTGCAGGAGTTCGCCCGCGGGTTGGTCGTTCGCCACGTACTGGCCGAGCGCGCCCGCGCGGCCGGTCTGCACCGCAGCCCGGCCTTCGAGCAGGCCCGGCAGGAGGCGCTCGACCGCTGGCTCTACCGGTATGTGCGGCAGCAGGTGGAGTCCGGGGCCACGGTGCCGGAGGACACACTGCGGGCCTTCTACGAGGCGCACCGGGAAGATTTCCGGATGCCCGCCCGGCGGGCCGTCTGGGAGATTCTGGTGCCCACCGAAGCAGAGGCGCAGCGCATCCGGACGCTGCTGGCGACCACGCCGTTCGAGGAACTGGCCCGGCGCTACTCGCGGCGACCGGGCGCGGCGGCGACGGGCGGCTATCTGGGCTTCGTGGCCGAAGCACAACTGGGTGAGGTGGGGAAGGCCGTCTTTGCCGCCGGCGAGGGAGAGGTGCTGGGACCGCTGCGGATTGCCGACGGCTACGTGCTGCTGAGAGTGGGTGCTGAACAGCCCGAACGCCCCATGACCTTCGAAGAGGCGCGGCCGCTCATCGAACGCCAGCTCCGGCCTTTCTTTGCGCGCAGACGCTGGCAGGAGCACCTGGCAGAACTGGCCGCGCGTCACGCAGACCGGATCACGCGCCATCTGGCCCGACTGGACACGCTACACCTGACATCCCCCACCGACGCCTGA
- a CDS encoding TonB-dependent receptor, producing MKTQAIVSKALTFLGGLLLAGGLIGSALAQTTGKITGRVIDAATGAPLPGVSVYIEGTTLGAATDVDGEYVIIGVRPGTYTVVASFVGYATERREGVQVGSGLTTRVDFALREEVIEGEEIVVVAPPITVRKDLTSSEARVTAETIDRLPVQEVSQVLTLQAGVTERGGLHIRGGRASEVVVMVDGVPVTDNFDGSTAVQLENEGIQELQVISGTFNAEYGNAMSGVINVVTKEGRSDRWAGSIKTYSGSYLVFGEGGEAYLRGVEVERYTRQGIQYRDVDPYSYLPINPTHYYNFEAALEGPIFTPRLTLFGLVRYFHNDGWLYGARMFNMDGTYGDSSLVPMNTYSKLSWQGNLRFQVTPNLFLNLIGLGSVTRSRPYDLYWRWNPDGRTRNYDLGYNLKLQLKHLLSSRTFYTVHLATFRRHAWSRRFDDPLDPRYNGLAILPPDSIEVAPGVWVPYVTGGGRFARGGMDMNHFERTSQAYFAKADLTSQVARNHLVKLGAEVRIDRLDFTAFSLIPATDAEGNVIQPFRPAIPPETSPRYQHYEDVSPVTASAYVQDKIEFEDFIVNVGLRFDYFDARTPVPADPEDPNIYFPFKKIHIYRDLNGDGVITVDEEREDNRYTLEEREAFWWKYPKPKFQLSPRLGISYPITETGVLHFSYGHFLQIPTLNLLFAGYGYKIQNQSGQYGPYGNPDLDAQRTVMYEIGFRQGLGPFLFDVTAYYRDVRDWVSTSTPIETEIPGVVYVIYTNRDYASTRGVTATFSRRFEHGWGFDVSYTYQVAEGSNSNPDEEFFARLNNQQPALTLLPLDWDQRHKVAAAFYLGGKNWGASMVSVWGSGFPYTPSFPEAAIAGPDVPPTFPRNARRMPSTWQVDLYAYRDFEIAGVRPRLFVQVYNLLDRRNPVAVFSDTGRPDVTLPQQQAASFDPGYFVRPEHYSEPRRLHVGLELQF from the coding sequence ATGAAAACGCAAGCGATTGTAAGTAAAGCGCTTACATTTCTGGGTGGATTGCTGCTGGCCGGTGGGCTGATCGGTTCGGCTCTGGCACAGACCACGGGGAAAATCACCGGCCGCGTCATCGATGCGGCCACGGGTGCGCCGCTCCCCGGTGTGAGCGTTTACATCGAGGGCACCACGCTGGGAGCCGCCACGGACGTCGACGGCGAATATGTGATCATCGGCGTGCGGCCGGGCACCTATACGGTCGTGGCCTCTTTTGTGGGCTATGCCACCGAGCGCCGTGAGGGCGTGCAGGTGGGCAGCGGCCTGACCACGCGCGTCGATTTTGCGCTCCGCGAGGAGGTGATCGAGGGCGAAGAGATCGTGGTGGTTGCGCCGCCGATCACCGTGCGCAAGGACCTGACCAGCTCCGAGGCGCGCGTGACGGCCGAGACGATCGACCGCCTGCCCGTGCAGGAGGTGAGCCAGGTGCTGACGCTACAGGCGGGCGTGACCGAGCGGGGCGGCCTGCACATCCGCGGCGGCCGCGCCAGCGAGGTCGTGGTCATGGTCGACGGCGTGCCCGTCACAGACAACTTCGACGGCTCGACGGCCGTGCAGCTCGAAAACGAAGGGATTCAGGAGCTGCAGGTCATCTCGGGCACCTTCAACGCCGAGTACGGCAACGCCATGTCGGGCGTGATCAACGTGGTGACGAAAGAAGGGCGCTCGGACCGATGGGCCGGTTCGATCAAGACCTACAGCGGTTCCTACCTGGTCTTCGGCGAAGGGGGCGAGGCTTACCTGCGCGGCGTCGAGGTGGAGCGCTACACGCGGCAGGGCATTCAGTACCGGGACGTCGATCCCTACAGCTATCTGCCGATCAATCCCACGCACTACTACAACTTCGAGGCGGCGCTCGAGGGGCCGATCTTCACGCCACGGCTGACGCTTTTCGGGCTCGTCCGCTACTTCCACAACGACGGCTGGCTCTATGGCGCCCGCATGTTCAACATGGACGGCACCTACGGCGACTCGTCGCTGGTGCCCATGAACACCTATTCGAAACTGAGCTGGCAGGGTAACCTGCGCTTCCAGGTGACGCCCAACCTGTTTCTGAACCTGATCGGCCTCGGCTCGGTCACGCGCAGCCGGCCTTACGACCTCTACTGGCGCTGGAATCCTGACGGTCGCACGCGCAACTACGACCTGGGCTACAACCTGAAGCTGCAGCTCAAGCACCTGCTCAGCTCCCGTACCTTCTACACAGTCCATCTGGCCACCTTCCGGCGGCACGCCTGGAGCCGGCGATTCGACGATCCGCTCGATCCTCGCTACAACGGGTTGGCCATTCTGCCGCCGGACTCCATCGAAGTCGCGCCGGGTGTCTGGGTACCCTACGTGACGGGTGGAGGACGCTTCGCCCGCGGCGGCATGGACATGAACCACTTCGAGCGTACCTCGCAGGCTTACTTTGCCAAGGCCGACCTGACCAGCCAGGTGGCGCGCAACCACCTGGTCAAGCTCGGCGCCGAGGTGCGCATCGACCGGCTGGACTTCACGGCCTTCAGCCTGATTCCGGCCACCGACGCCGAGGGCAACGTCATCCAGCCCTTCCGGCCGGCCATCCCGCCCGAGACGTCCCCGCGGTACCAGCACTACGAGGACGTCTCGCCAGTTACGGCCAGCGCCTACGTGCAGGACAAGATCGAATTCGAGGACTTCATTGTGAACGTGGGGCTTCGCTTCGATTACTTCGACGCCCGCACACCGGTCCCGGCCGATCCTGAAGACCCGAACATCTACTTTCCCTTCAAGAAAATCCACATCTACAGAGACCTGAACGGCGACGGCGTGATCACCGTCGACGAGGAACGCGAGGACAATCGCTACACACTGGAAGAACGCGAGGCGTTCTGGTGGAAGTATCCGAAGCCCAAGTTTCAGCTTTCGCCTCGGCTGGGCATTTCCTACCCGATCACCGAGACCGGCGTGCTGCATTTTTCCTACGGGCACTTTCTCCAGATTCCCACGCTGAACCTGCTTTTTGCCGGCTACGGCTACAAGATTCAGAACCAGTCGGGCCAGTACGGGCCTTACGGCAACCCGGACCTCGACGCGCAGCGGACCGTCATGTACGAGATCGGCTTCCGCCAGGGGCTGGGTCCCTTCCTGTTCGACGTGACGGCCTACTATCGGGACGTACGCGACTGGGTCTCGACCTCCACCCCGATCGAGACAGAGATCCCCGGCGTCGTCTATGTGATCTACACGAACCGCGACTATGCGAGCACGCGCGGCGTGACGGCCACCTTCTCGCGGCGCTTCGAGCACGGCTGGGGCTTCGACGTGAGCTACACCTACCAGGTGGCCGAGGGCTCCAACTCGAACCCGGACGAAGAATTCTTCGCGCGGCTGAACAACCAGCAGCCCGCGCTGACGCTGCTGCCGCTCGACTGGGACCAGCGGCACAAGGTGGCCGCCGCCTTCTATCTGGGCGGAAAGAACTGGGGCGCCTCGATGGTGAGCGTCTGGGGTTCCGGCTTCCCCTACACGCCGTCGTTCCCCGAAGCGGCCATCGCCGGACCCGACGTGCCCCCGACCTTTCCGCGCAATGCACGCCGCATGCCGTCCACCTGGCAGGTGGACCTCTACGCCTACCGGGACTTCGAGATCGCCGGGGTGCGGCCGCGTCTGTTCGTGCAGGTGTACAACCTGCTGGATCGGCGCAACCCGGTGGCCGTCTTCAGCGACACGGGGCGGCCCGACGTGACGCTGCCCCAGCAGCAGGCTGCCTCGTTCGATCCGGGCTACTTCGTCCGGCCCGAACACTACAGCGAGCCCCGACGGCTTCACGTAGGACTGGAACTGCAGTTTTGA
- the ispG gene encoding flavodoxin-dependent (E)-4-hydroxy-3-methylbut-2-enyl-diphosphate synthase has protein sequence MERPRRWSRPVMVGNVQIGGVAPISVQSMTTTKTHDVEATLAQIRQLAEAGADIVRVAVPRPEDAEALRDIVQGSPVPIVADIHFNYQYALKAIEAGVAKVRINPGNIGKEEWEREVLLAAKEKGIPIRIGVNSGSLERDLLDKYGYPKPEALFESAMRHVEICLKHGFEDIVISVKHSDVYYMIQAYRLIAERTDFPLHLGVTEAGSFVSGSIKSAIGIGALLAEGIGDTIRVSLATDPVKEVEVAHQILKALRLGPPGVNIIACPTCGRLTGDLFSIVEAVEEAVKARKFKKNLNVALMGCAVNGPGEAAGADLGISLGRGRAHLFIRGKVVRVVPEDQIVDAVLEAIEQWEETPDETPAQANGQADAS, from the coding sequence ATGGAGCGACCGCGTCGCTGGTCCCGGCCCGTCATGGTCGGGAATGTGCAGATAGGTGGTGTGGCCCCGATCTCCGTCCAGTCGATGACGACCACGAAAACGCACGATGTGGAGGCCACGCTGGCGCAGATCCGACAGCTGGCCGAGGCGGGGGCCGACATCGTGCGCGTGGCCGTGCCGCGCCCGGAAGACGCCGAGGCGCTGCGCGACATCGTGCAGGGCAGCCCGGTGCCCATCGTGGCCGACATCCACTTCAACTACCAGTATGCACTGAAGGCCATCGAGGCCGGGGTGGCCAAGGTGCGCATCAACCCGGGCAACATCGGCAAAGAGGAGTGGGAACGTGAGGTGCTGCTGGCCGCCAAGGAGAAGGGCATCCCGATCCGTATCGGCGTCAATTCGGGCTCGCTCGAGCGCGACCTGCTCGACAAGTACGGCTACCCGAAGCCGGAGGCGCTCTTCGAAAGCGCCATGCGGCACGTGGAGATCTGCCTCAAACACGGCTTCGAGGACATCGTCATCTCCGTCAAGCACTCCGACGTCTACTACATGATCCAGGCCTACCGGCTGATTGCCGAGCGCACGGACTTCCCGCTGCATCTCGGCGTGACCGAGGCCGGGTCTTTCGTCAGCGGTAGCATCAAGAGCGCCATCGGGATCGGGGCGCTGCTGGCCGAAGGCATCGGCGACACGATCCGGGTCTCGCTGGCCACGGATCCGGTCAAAGAGGTGGAGGTGGCGCACCAGATTCTGAAGGCGCTGCGGCTGGGTCCGCCGGGCGTGAACATCATCGCCTGCCCGACGTGCGGCCGTCTGACCGGCGATCTGTTCTCGATCGTGGAGGCCGTCGAGGAAGCCGTCAAGGCGCGCAAGTTCAAGAAGAACCTGAACGTGGCGCTGATGGGTTGTGCGGTGAACGGTCCGGGCGAGGCGGCCGGCGCCGATCTGGGCATTTCGCTGGGGCGCGGTCGGGCGCATCTGTTCATCCGGGGCAAGGTCGTGCGCGTGGTACCCGAGGACCAGATCGTCGACGCCGTACTGGAAGCGATCGAGCAGTGGGAGGAGACGCCGGACGAGACGCCCGCACAAGCGAACGGACAGGCGGATGCCTCTTGA
- a CDS encoding rhomboid family intramembrane serine protease: MYRDYDYYQPPTQFAVFPPVVKNLLILNGLVFLAQLVPTTDRLLIEWFALWPLGLPDFYPNFWPWQLITYSFLHGGFAHLFFNMFALWMFGVPIERAWGSRRFGVYYFVCVVGAGLTQLLVVTLSGAVYPTVGASGGVFGILLAFGMMFPNTPIYLYFLFPIKAKWLVIGYGLLELWAGVTSTQSGVAHFAHLGGMLFGFLLIQYWRGKLPWRPSRRLYW; encoded by the coding sequence ATGTACCGCGACTACGACTACTATCAGCCGCCCACGCAGTTTGCGGTTTTTCCGCCGGTCGTCAAGAACCTGCTGATTCTGAACGGCCTGGTGTTTCTGGCGCAACTGGTGCCTACCACCGATCGGCTGCTCATCGAATGGTTTGCGCTCTGGCCGCTGGGCCTTCCGGATTTCTATCCGAACTTCTGGCCCTGGCAGCTCATCACTTACAGCTTCCTGCACGGCGGCTTTGCCCACCTCTTTTTCAATATGTTCGCGCTCTGGATGTTCGGCGTGCCGATCGAGCGGGCCTGGGGCTCCCGGCGCTTCGGCGTGTACTACTTCGTGTGTGTGGTGGGGGCGGGCCTGACGCAGTTGCTTGTCGTCACGCTCAGCGGGGCAGTGTACCCGACGGTAGGTGCTTCGGGCGGCGTGTTCGGGATCCTGCTGGCCTTCGGGATGATGTTTCCCAACACGCCCATTTACCTGTACTTTCTCTTTCCGATCAAAGCCAAATGGCTCGTGATCGGCTACGGATTGCTGGAGCTTTGGGCCGGCGTGACGAGCACCCAGTCGGGCGTGGCGCACTTTGCCCATCTGGGGGGCATGCTGTTCGGCTTTCTGCTGATTCAGTACTGGCGGGGTAAGCTGCCCTGGCGACCGTCGCGGCGGCTGTACTGGTAA
- a CDS encoding LacI family DNA-binding transcriptional regulator, whose amino-acid sequence MGLTIYDIAREAGVSIATVSRVFNNSPRVAPHTRKRVLEVARRLGYQPHVSAQSLARRQAQTVAAIVPMLTNYFFVEVLRGLQDRLAETNFDLLVYAAPTLSDVDAHLERALQRGRSAGVMIFSTPITLERVERLQRSRQPVVLVDSFHPDFDSVSIDNEQGGYLAARHLLEHGYRRIGLLMAHPDSVPARERRHGYERALREAGLEPDPDLIVASTDPHNHGYTEEGGYEAMKQLLERSPRPEAVFVVSDIMALGALRAIEEAGLRVPDDLGLIGFDDLRVSRFLGLSTLRQPMYEMGKLAAEKLLRRIAEPELPVTSTVFAPRLICRRTCAPGARDGQPETATLSRNQT is encoded by the coding sequence ATGGGACTGACCATCTACGACATCGCCCGTGAAGCAGGCGTCTCGATAGCGACCGTTTCGCGCGTCTTCAACAACAGCCCCCGTGTGGCGCCGCACACGCGCAAGCGGGTACTGGAAGTGGCCCGGCGACTGGGCTATCAGCCCCACGTGTCCGCTCAGAGCCTGGCCCGGCGGCAGGCGCAGACGGTGGCGGCCATCGTCCCCATGCTGACCAACTATTTCTTCGTCGAAGTGCTGCGGGGGCTGCAGGATCGGCTGGCCGAGACGAACTTCGACCTGCTGGTCTATGCCGCGCCTACGCTTTCGGACGTGGATGCCCACCTGGAACGGGCGCTGCAGCGGGGCCGTTCGGCCGGCGTGATGATTTTTTCAACGCCGATCACTCTGGAGCGCGTCGAGCGCCTGCAGCGCAGCCGTCAGCCTGTAGTGCTGGTGGATTCGTTCCATCCGGATTTCGACTCGGTTTCGATCGACAACGAGCAGGGCGGGTATCTGGCGGCGCGCCATCTGCTCGAGCACGGCTATCGGCGCATCGGACTGCTCATGGCGCATCCCGACTCGGTCCCGGCACGGGAACGCCGTCACGGCTACGAGCGGGCGCTGCGCGAGGCCGGCCTGGAGCCCGATCCGGACCTGATCGTCGCCAGCACCGACCCGCACAACCACGGCTACACGGAGGAAGGGGGCTACGAGGCGATGAAGCAACTCCTGGAGCGCTCGCCCCGTCCGGAGGCCGTGTTCGTCGTGTCCGACATCATGGCGCTGGGCGCGCTACGCGCCATTGAGGAGGCCGGGCTCCGGGTGCCGGACGACCTGGGACTGATCGGCTTCGATGACCTGCGCGTGAGTCGCTTCCTCGGATTGAGCACGCTGCGCCAGCCCATGTACGAAATGGGGAAGCTGGCCGCTGAAAAGCTGCTCCGACGCATTGCCGAGCCGGAGCTGCCGGTGACCAGCACGGTTTTCGCCCCCCGGCTGATCTGTCGCCGCACCTGTGCGCCGGGCGCGCGGGACGGTCAACCCGAAACGGCAACGCTCTCCCGAAACCAGACATGA